The following coding sequences lie in one Saccharomonospora amisosensis genomic window:
- a CDS encoding ATP-binding protein, whose amino-acid sequence MARFIGRGRELALLGRMLDRVRAGGRAGRPGRAVLIRGRRRVGKSRLVEEFVEHAGVPHLFYTASAQPSAGADLELFAEAAVASDLPDADLFRDQTPKSWDAALRLLASAVPYDEPSIVVFDELPYLIRNDPGFEGTLQKVFDRELSRRPVLLLGIGSDLAMMEALNDYGRPFHQRASELVVPSLSPADVADMLGLETSAEAFDAYLVSGGLPLILDEWPAGAPVVRYLAEALADPTSALLVSAERALAAEFPTEAQARHVLMAIGSGQRTFSLIGQAAGGIPHASLNRSLRLLTAKRIVEAKLPLSARSSKETRYCVADPYLRFWLAFVGPHLPEIERGRGDLVLDRVLRSWTTWRGGAVEPVVRESLRRLPPEMLPEGTAVVGSYWTRRNDPEIDIVGADREPVAKRITLVGSIKWLERRPFDEHDLSRLVLHRSLLPGADERTALLAVSRSGATTEGVRTLTADDLLAAWPR is encoded by the coding sequence ATGGCGCGTTTCATCGGACGCGGGCGGGAACTCGCGCTTTTGGGCCGGATGTTGGACCGGGTACGCGCGGGCGGCAGAGCCGGTCGACCCGGCAGGGCCGTGCTCATCCGCGGTCGTCGGCGGGTCGGCAAGTCCCGGCTCGTTGAGGAGTTCGTCGAGCACGCGGGCGTACCGCATTTGTTCTACACCGCATCGGCGCAACCGAGTGCGGGGGCGGACCTGGAACTCTTCGCCGAGGCAGCGGTGGCTTCGGACCTGCCGGACGCTGACCTGTTCCGTGACCAGACCCCGAAGTCGTGGGACGCGGCCCTGCGGCTGTTGGCGAGCGCCGTGCCGTACGACGAACCCAGCATCGTCGTGTTCGACGAACTGCCTTACCTGATACGCAACGACCCCGGGTTCGAGGGGACGCTGCAAAAAGTGTTCGATCGCGAGTTGTCGCGGCGACCCGTGCTCCTGCTGGGTATCGGTTCGGACCTGGCGATGATGGAAGCACTCAACGATTACGGCAGGCCGTTTCACCAGCGAGCCTCGGAACTCGTCGTGCCATCGCTCAGCCCCGCCGACGTCGCGGACATGTTGGGTTTGGAGACGTCCGCGGAAGCCTTCGACGCGTACCTCGTTTCCGGTGGGCTGCCTCTGATCCTCGACGAATGGCCCGCGGGCGCGCCGGTTGTGCGGTACCTGGCCGAAGCGCTGGCCGATCCGACATCGGCATTGCTGGTGAGTGCGGAGCGTGCGCTCGCGGCCGAGTTTCCGACGGAGGCGCAAGCTCGGCACGTGCTTATGGCGATCGGTTCCGGGCAGCGGACGTTCTCGCTCATCGGGCAGGCCGCCGGTGGGATACCGCACGCCTCCTTGAACCGTTCCCTGCGGCTGCTCACGGCCAAGCGAATCGTCGAAGCGAAGTTGCCGCTCTCGGCACGCTCGTCGAAGGAGACGCGATACTGCGTAGCGGATCCATACCTGCGGTTCTGGTTGGCCTTCGTCGGACCGCATCTGCCCGAGATCGAACGTGGCAGGGGTGACCTCGTACTGGACCGGGTCCTTCGATCGTGGACGACATGGCGCGGCGGGGCCGTGGAGCCGGTCGTGCGCGAATCGCTTCGCCGCCTTCCGCCCGAAATGCTTCCGGAAGGCACCGCGGTCGTCGGCTCGTACTGGACACGGAGGAACGATCCGGAGATCGACATCGTCGGTGCGGACCGGGAACCCGTCGCCAAACGGATTACTCTCGTGGGCTCGATCAAGTGGCTGGAGCGGCGTCCCTTCGACGAACACGACTTGTCGCGGCTTGTACTCCATCGCTCGCTGCTACCCGGCGCCGACGAGCGCACCGCGCTGCTCGCCGTGAGCCGTAGCGGCGCCACCACCGAAGGCGTGCGCACTCTCACAGCGGACGACCTGCTCGCCGCGTGGCCGCGCTGA